The proteins below come from a single Zea mays cultivar B73 chromosome 8, Zm-B73-REFERENCE-NAM-5.0, whole genome shotgun sequence genomic window:
- the LOC100381574 gene encoding uncharacterized protein isoform X1, translating into MIQIQIEHLLQVKSCSESAGKQYLKGRSFKLTYGLHMVFIKRHYRLICDGAGHQTCRQVPKLMYYVPGQRGPTDGNGISIEPWWRSPRCNFLSTLRILFQCFRSLLQFLGRVPPAGISMRPWWRSPRWHDATPLLPCARWCSGGTANAIPADIVAASVSDLRGCAASAVTDPGGCRPAGSAPASTTALGGYTAGVSVPPPPPAAEG; encoded by the exons ATGATCCAAATTCAGATTGAACATTTACTGCAAGTGAAAAGTTGTTCAGAATCAGCAGGCAAACAATATCTGAAGGGAAGATCATTCAAACTCACTTATGGCCTTCATATGGTTTTCATAAAAAGGCACTACAG ATTGATATGTGATGGAGCTGGGCACCAGACATGTCGCCAAGTGCCCAAGTTGATGTACTACG TTCCTGGACAGAGGGGGCCCACGGATGGGAATGGGATCAGCATAGAGCCGTGGTGGCGCAGCCCACGATGCAATTTCCTCAGTACCCTCCGTATTTTGTTTCAG TGCTTCCGTTCACTGCTGCAGTTCTTGGGTAGGGTGCCACCAGCTGGGATCAGCATGCGGCCATGGTGGCGCAGTCCACGATGGCACGATGCGACCCCCTTACTACCTTGTGCCCGGTGGTGTAGCGGTGGCACAGCCAATGCCATACCAGCCGACATAGTTGCAGCATCGGTATCAGATCTTAGAGGGTGTGCAGCATCAGCGGTAACAGATCCTGGGGGCTGCAGACCAGCAGGCTCAGCTCCAGCATCAACAACAGCTCTGGGAGGTTACACAGCAGGAGTCTcagttccaccaccaccaccagcagcagaGGGCTGA
- the LOC100381574 gene encoding uncharacterized protein isoform X2 has translation MPSPAQERACEACPVSLAWPQAWAPLAMGPTAARQHGRWPASPPPAMPSHAVTVNRKKKVPGQRGPTDGNGISIEPWWRSPRCNFLSTLRILFQCFRSLLQFLGRVPPAGISMRPWWRSPRWHDATPLLPCARWCSGGTANAIPADIVAASVSDLRGCAASAVTDPGGCRPAGSAPASTTALGGYTAGVSVPPPPPAAEG, from the exons ATGCCCAGCCCAGCGCAGGAGCGCGCGTGTGAAGCCTGCCCTGTGTCCCTCGCGTGGCCCCAGGCGTGGGCCCCACTGGCCATGGGCCCCACCGCGGCGCGACAACATGGCCGGTGGCCGGCCAGCCCTCCCCCGGCGATGCCCTCCCATGCGGTTACAGTCAACAGGAAGAAGAAAG TTCCTGGACAGAGGGGGCCCACGGATGGGAATGGGATCAGCATAGAGCCGTGGTGGCGCAGCCCACGATGCAATTTCCTCAGTACCCTCCGTATTTTGTTTCAG TGCTTCCGTTCACTGCTGCAGTTCTTGGGTAGGGTGCCACCAGCTGGGATCAGCATGCGGCCATGGTGGCGCAGTCCACGATGGCACGATGCGACCCCCTTACTACCTTGTGCCCGGTGGTGTAGCGGTGGCACAGCCAATGCCATACCAGCCGACATAGTTGCAGCATCGGTATCAGATCTTAGAGGGTGTGCAGCATCAGCGGTAACAGATCCTGGGGGCTGCAGACCAGCAGGCTCAGCTCCAGCATCAACAACAGCTCTGGGAGGTTACACAGCAGGAGTCTcagttccaccaccaccaccagcagcagaGGGCTGA
- the LOC103635029 gene encoding uncharacterized protein, whose protein sequence is MPPSDPVAPCVAAPVMDAALLAVIVPPRRSIRAHHGWCSHAMWRGEVTAGVAEVEGEGEDEGTGKRAHRGGRSRDDNNGTGSHGPELLREKKDQFDLVISNVHMPDMDGFKLLELVGLEMDLPGISEAAEEELLHTLTMLILMEMK, encoded by the exons ATGCCCCCATCGGACCCCGTCGCGCCGTGCGTGGCGGCGCCGGTGATGGACGCGGCGTTGCTAGCCGTCATCGTCCCGCCTCGACGTTCGATCCGTGCTCACCACGGTTGGTGCTCGCACGCAATGTGGCGTGGCGAGGTTACTGCGGGCGTCGCGGAGGTGGAGGGGGAAGGGGAGGACGAGGGCACGGGCAAGAGAGCGCATCGCGGTGGACGGTCTCGTGA TGACAACAATGGGACAGGCAGCCACGGCCCTGAGCTGCTGAGGGAGAAGAAGGACCAGTTTGACCTTGTGATCAGCAACGTCCACATGCCGGACATGGACGGCTTCAAGCTCCTCGAGCTTGTGGGCCTCGAGATGGACCTTCCGGGGATTA GTGAAGCGGCAGAAGAAGAGCTTTTACATACCCTTACAATGCTGATTTTGATGGAGATGAAATGA
- the LOC100381574 gene encoding uncharacterized protein isoform X3, with protein sequence MNAMLQDKYKDIKSTVLCLRLICDGAGHQTCRQVPKLMYYVPGQRGPTDGNGISIEPWWRSPRCNFLSTLRILFQCFRSLLQFLGRVPPAGISMRPWWRSPRWHDATPLLPCARWCSGGTANAIPADIVAASVSDLRGCAASAVTDPGGCRPAGSAPASTTALGGYTAGVSVPPPPPAAEG encoded by the exons ATGAATGCAATGCTTCAAGATAAATACAAGGACATCAAATCAACAGTATTATGCTTGAG ATTGATATGTGATGGAGCTGGGCACCAGACATGTCGCCAAGTGCCCAAGTTGATGTACTACG TTCCTGGACAGAGGGGGCCCACGGATGGGAATGGGATCAGCATAGAGCCGTGGTGGCGCAGCCCACGATGCAATTTCCTCAGTACCCTCCGTATTTTGTTTCAG TGCTTCCGTTCACTGCTGCAGTTCTTGGGTAGGGTGCCACCAGCTGGGATCAGCATGCGGCCATGGTGGCGCAGTCCACGATGGCACGATGCGACCCCCTTACTACCTTGTGCCCGGTGGTGTAGCGGTGGCACAGCCAATGCCATACCAGCCGACATAGTTGCAGCATCGGTATCAGATCTTAGAGGGTGTGCAGCATCAGCGGTAACAGATCCTGGGGGCTGCAGACCAGCAGGCTCAGCTCCAGCATCAACAACAGCTCTGGGAGGTTACACAGCAGGAGTCTcagttccaccaccaccaccagcagcagaGGGCTGA